A genomic window from Variovorax paradoxus includes:
- a CDS encoding BolA family protein: protein MTTSTALLPTAADIEAALRKALAPTQLEVIDESAAHAGHSGANAEGRGTHFRVRIASPLFEGKPRVARHRLVYDALQVFIAQGLHAIAIEVL from the coding sequence ATGACGACGAGCACCGCACTGCTGCCCACAGCCGCCGACATCGAAGCCGCGTTGCGCAAGGCGCTTGCCCCCACGCAGCTCGAAGTGATCGACGAGAGCGCCGCCCACGCAGGCCATTCGGGCGCCAACGCGGAGGGCCGCGGCACCCATTTCCGCGTGCGCATCGCCTCCCCTCTGTTCGAAGGGAAGCCCCGCGTGGCGCGACATCGGCTTGTGTATGATGCCCTCCAGGTTTTTATCGCACAGGGTCTGCACGCCATCGCCATCGAGGTGCTCTGA
- a CDS encoding septation protein A, translating into MKLLLDFFPILLFFGAYKLGDIYTATGVLMAATVVQMAIIYATERKLQAMQKATLVLILLFGTLTLALHDDRFIKWKPTVLYGAMAIALAVALWALKKNFLKMLLGSQLELPDRIWGRLNVAWIGYCLFMAIINGYVAAYFTTEAWVNFKLWGYVFPIVFLVAQGLYIAPHLKNEDKPTA; encoded by the coding sequence ATGAAACTGCTCCTCGACTTCTTCCCGATCCTGCTGTTCTTCGGCGCCTACAAGCTCGGCGACATCTACACCGCCACCGGCGTGCTGATGGCCGCCACTGTCGTGCAGATGGCGATCATCTACGCCACCGAGCGCAAGCTGCAGGCTATGCAGAAGGCCACGCTGGTGCTGATCCTGCTGTTCGGCACGCTCACGCTGGCACTGCACGACGACCGCTTCATCAAGTGGAAGCCGACGGTGCTGTACGGCGCCATGGCCATTGCGCTGGCCGTGGCTCTCTGGGCGCTGAAGAAGAACTTCCTGAAGATGCTGCTGGGCTCGCAGCTGGAGCTACCCGACCGCATCTGGGGGCGGCTCAATGTGGCGTGGATCGGTTACTGCCTGTTCATGGCCATCATCAACGGCTACGTGGCGGCGTACTTCACGACCGAGGCCTGGGTCAACTTCAAGCTCTGGGGCTATGTGTTCCCCATCGTCTTCCTGGTGGCGCAGGGCCTGTACATCGCGCCGCACCTGAAGAACGAAGACAAGCCGACGGCATGA
- the msrB gene encoding peptide-methionine (R)-S-oxide reductase MsrB, with protein MTTPVQKTDAEWKALLAEKGAEPVAFEVTRHAATERPFTGKYEAHWDDGTYHCVCCGAKLFESTTKFDAGCGWPSFSEEAVPGAIRNIVDRSHGMVRTENVCANCGAHLGHVFPDGPTETGLRYCMNSASLDFQKK; from the coding sequence ATGACCACTCCCGTACAGAAAACCGACGCCGAATGGAAAGCCCTGCTCGCTGAAAAAGGCGCTGAGCCCGTGGCCTTCGAGGTAACGCGCCACGCGGCCACCGAACGCCCCTTCACCGGCAAGTACGAAGCGCACTGGGACGACGGCACGTATCACTGCGTGTGCTGCGGCGCCAAGCTGTTCGAGTCGACGACCAAGTTCGACGCTGGCTGCGGCTGGCCCAGCTTCTCGGAAGAAGCCGTGCCCGGTGCCATCCGCAACATCGTCGACCGCTCGCACGGCATGGTGCGCACCGAGAACGTGTGCGCCAATTGCGGTGCCCACCTGGGCCACGTGTTTCCCGACGGCCCCACCGAAACCGGCCTGCGCTACTGCATGAATTCGGCGTCGCTCGACTTCCAGAAAAAATGA
- a CDS encoding protein adenylyltransferase SelO, which produces MSLLAEDTEVADLGLRWKPGFATLGPAFLTELRPTPLPDPYWVGRSEAVARELGLPPDWHSSNATLAALTGSLPIAGTRPFATVYSGHQFGVWAGQLGDGRAIMIGETEGGLEVQLKGAGRTPYSRGGDGRAVLRSSIREFLCSEAMHGLGIPTTRALCVTGSDARVYREEPESSAVVTRVAPSFVRFGHFEHFAANQREDELRALADYVIDRYYPACRTTDRFNGNAYAAFLEAVSERTAALLAQWQAVGFCHGVMNTDNMSILGLTIDYGPFQFLDGFDPRHICNHSDTNGRYAFNQQPNVAYWNLFCLAQALLPLIGDQEVAVAALESYKTVFPNEFEGRMRAKLGLADAGEGDRALIEGVLKLLAAGKVDYTIFWRRLSNYMADGNIEPVRDLFLDRQGFDAWALAFSERHTPAGRAQTADLMLKSNPRFVLRNHLGQQAIEASQQKDHSAVATLLAVLQSPFEEHPDADALAGFPPDWASTIEISCSS; this is translated from the coding sequence ATGAGCCTGCTTGCTGAAGACACCGAGGTCGCGGACCTGGGGCTGCGCTGGAAACCCGGTTTCGCCACCCTTGGCCCGGCGTTTCTCACCGAATTGCGACCGACGCCGCTGCCCGATCCGTACTGGGTGGGCCGCAGCGAAGCCGTCGCCCGCGAGCTGGGCCTGCCGCCTGATTGGCATTCGTCGAATGCAACGCTGGCGGCCCTGACCGGCAGCCTGCCTATCGCCGGCACCCGCCCCTTCGCCACGGTGTACAGCGGCCATCAGTTCGGCGTGTGGGCCGGCCAGCTCGGCGACGGGCGCGCCATCATGATCGGCGAGACCGAGGGCGGGCTCGAAGTGCAGCTGAAAGGCGCGGGCCGCACGCCCTACTCGCGCGGCGGCGACGGCCGCGCGGTGCTGCGCTCCAGCATCCGCGAGTTTCTCTGCAGCGAGGCCATGCACGGTCTCGGCATCCCGACCACCCGCGCACTGTGCGTGACCGGCTCCGACGCCCGCGTGTACCGCGAGGAGCCGGAAAGCTCGGCCGTCGTGACACGCGTGGCACCGAGCTTCGTCCGCTTCGGCCACTTCGAGCACTTCGCGGCCAACCAGCGCGAAGACGAGTTGCGGGCGCTGGCCGACTACGTCATCGACCGCTACTACCCGGCGTGCCGCACCACCGACCGCTTCAACGGCAATGCGTACGCAGCCTTCCTCGAAGCCGTGAGCGAGCGCACCGCCGCCCTGCTCGCCCAATGGCAGGCCGTGGGCTTCTGCCACGGGGTGATGAACACCGACAACATGAGCATCCTCGGGCTCACCATCGATTACGGACCGTTCCAGTTTCTCGACGGCTTCGATCCGCGCCACATCTGCAACCACAGCGACACCAACGGGCGCTACGCCTTCAACCAACAGCCCAACGTGGCCTACTGGAACCTGTTCTGCCTGGCGCAGGCGTTGCTGCCGTTGATCGGCGACCAGGAAGTGGCAGTGGCCGCGCTGGAGTCTTACAAGACGGTGTTCCCGAACGAGTTCGAGGGCCGCATGCGCGCCAAGCTGGGCCTTGCCGACGCGGGCGAAGGCGATCGCGCGTTGATCGAGGGTGTGCTCAAGCTGCTGGCCGCGGGCAAGGTCGACTACACGATCTTCTGGCGCCGGCTCTCCAACTACATGGCCGACGGCAACATCGAGCCGGTACGCGACCTGTTCCTGGACCGCCAGGGTTTCGATGCGTGGGCGCTAGCGTTTTCGGAGCGCCACACGCCCGCTGGGCGCGCGCAAACCGCCGATCTGATGCTCAAATCGAATCCCAGATTCGTGTTGCGGAACCACCTGGGGCAGCAAGCCATCGAAGCAAGTCAGCAAAAGGACCACTCGGCTGTGGCAACCTTGCTGGCTGTGCTCCAGTCCCCATTTGAAGAACATCCCGACGCCGACGCACTGGCCGGCTTCCCGCCCGACTGGGCCTCCACGATCGAAATCAGCTGCTCATCATGA
- a CDS encoding AraC family transcriptional regulator codes for MSHRQRGPQRRAGGMPQPELRTSSAAWLEGVLSMFEAEGLDVPSLLRDAGFDPDSLHRQNTRIPVDEISVLWQLAVARAGKPTLGLHRDLAATHSKLGTVGHAMACSPDLGAALTRLTRYMAVISDATAFSMHPEPRGCWMVMEHTGGSLPIPRQRVEYALLTVLMQCQWLTRRDLQPLAMEFVYPAPANDRLHREAFGCEVRFNAVANRLLLSTADMTMPLPTFHPVLGEMQEHLLDDQLNLLGQTTTSSLVCAEIARRLQHGEPRRQDVASGLGLAERTLQRRLQEESVSFQGLLDRTRRELAQQYLAEDRHTLTDVADMLGFVDTSNFFRACKRWFGVPPAQYRARIWDSPAPLAA; via the coding sequence CTGTCGCACCGCCAGCGCGGGCCGCAGCGACGGGCCGGCGGCATGCCGCAGCCGGAGCTGCGCACCAGCTCGGCCGCGTGGCTGGAGGGTGTGCTGTCGATGTTCGAGGCAGAGGGGCTGGACGTGCCTTCGCTGTTGCGCGATGCCGGCTTCGACCCCGATTCACTGCACCGCCAGAACACGCGCATCCCGGTCGACGAGATCTCGGTGCTTTGGCAGCTCGCGGTGGCGCGCGCCGGCAAGCCCACTCTGGGCCTGCACCGCGACCTGGCCGCCACGCACAGCAAACTGGGCACGGTCGGTCACGCCATGGCCTGCAGCCCCGACCTGGGCGCTGCGCTCACACGGCTGACGCGCTACATGGCGGTGATCTCGGACGCGACCGCCTTCTCGATGCACCCCGAGCCGCGCGGCTGCTGGATGGTGATGGAGCACACCGGCGGCAGCCTGCCGATTCCGCGCCAGCGCGTCGAATACGCCCTGCTGACCGTGCTCATGCAGTGCCAGTGGCTCACGCGGCGCGACCTGCAGCCGCTGGCCATGGAGTTCGTCTACCCCGCGCCGGCCAACGACCGGCTGCACCGCGAGGCCTTCGGCTGCGAAGTGCGCTTCAACGCCGTCGCCAACCGGCTGCTGCTGTCGACGGCCGACATGACGATGCCGCTGCCCACCTTCCACCCGGTGCTCGGCGAGATGCAGGAGCACCTGCTCGACGATCAACTGAACCTGCTGGGCCAGACCACCACCAGCAGCCTGGTGTGCGCCGAAATCGCACGCCGGCTCCAGCACGGCGAGCCGCGCCGGCAGGACGTGGCCTCGGGCTTGGGGCTGGCCGAGCGCACACTGCAGCGGCGGCTGCAGGAAGAGTCGGTGTCGTTCCAGGGCTTGCTCGACCGCACCCGCCGCGAACTCGCGCAGCAGTACCTGGCGGAAGACCGCCACACGCTGACCGACGTGGCGGACATGCTGGGCTTTGTCGACACCAGCAACTTCTTTCGCGCCTGCAAGCGCTGGTTCGGCGTTCCGCCGGCGCAGTACCGGGCGCGCATCTGGGACAGCCCCGCGCCGCTGGCTGCCTGA
- a CDS encoding carboxylesterase/lipase family protein, which produces MVAAAALAALSACGGGSSGSSGFTFLPSAPPPAPAPPAPPPADGPMVRQTTAGKIEGVDDGATSGTYYWKGVPFAQPPVGALRWRAPVAPEAWSGIRQTAKFGNACLQIGRIFSPGLNNTYDATIGTNLGKPVGSEDCLFVNIWRPATDEKNLPVLLFVHGGSNISGYTADPLYDGAKLAKAANAVVITASYRLGILGFLNMPQLRPGGTAGDDSGNFALLDNMAALRFIQNNVANFGGDPGNVTLSGESAGATNLLSVMTSPMAKGLFHKAFEMSGGISLASNLPPGTLPSLSPASTSLAQGAAILEKLLVADGTSADATAAKAYIATRTPEQIAEYLRAQDGGKMLGTVVAAGLGSVGPIPDGTVIPTDPIGAIAADQYLKVPMLAGNTRDEGKLFASLLGTIGFPTSGWIVNDAQRFSLMFNFDPDAAPTLTVNDIIDPFYLPVDKLGTGYNAATALVTKGLFEANRSNLLDTMKTRQSNIWHYRLDWSQEAAPWNDVYGASHAFDLPFVFGNFGPSVLSNVMGGKANEKGRLALSNAVMASIGAFMRKGDPNTPELGATWAPWPSQLLLDATPLAARITPVQ; this is translated from the coding sequence ATGGTGGCAGCGGCTGCCCTTGCGGCCCTCTCGGCCTGCGGAGGCGGATCGTCCGGTTCGTCCGGCTTCACCTTCCTGCCGAGCGCGCCCCCACCGGCGCCGGCGCCCCCGGCCCCGCCTCCAGCCGATGGCCCGATGGTCCGCCAGACCACGGCCGGCAAGATCGAAGGCGTGGACGACGGCGCCACCTCGGGCACTTACTACTGGAAGGGCGTCCCGTTCGCCCAGCCGCCCGTGGGCGCGCTGCGCTGGCGCGCACCGGTCGCGCCCGAAGCCTGGAGCGGCATCCGCCAGACCGCCAAGTTCGGCAACGCCTGCCTGCAGATCGGCCGCATCTTCAGCCCCGGCCTGAACAACACATACGACGCCACCATCGGCACCAACCTCGGCAAGCCGGTCGGCAGCGAAGACTGCCTGTTCGTCAACATCTGGCGCCCGGCGACGGACGAGAAGAATCTGCCGGTGCTGCTGTTCGTGCATGGCGGGAGCAACATCTCGGGCTACACGGCCGACCCGCTGTACGACGGCGCCAAGCTGGCGAAGGCCGCCAACGCGGTGGTCATCACCGCCAGCTATCGGCTCGGCATCCTGGGCTTCCTGAACATGCCGCAGCTACGACCGGGCGGCACCGCGGGGGACGACTCGGGCAACTTCGCGCTGCTCGACAACATGGCGGCGCTACGGTTCATCCAGAACAACGTCGCCAACTTCGGCGGCGATCCAGGCAACGTCACGCTGTCGGGCGAGTCGGCCGGCGCCACCAACCTGCTGTCGGTGATGACTTCGCCGATGGCCAAGGGCCTGTTCCACAAGGCCTTCGAGATGAGCGGCGGTATTTCGCTCGCGAGCAACCTGCCGCCCGGTACGCTGCCTTCGCTGTCGCCGGCCTCGACCTCGCTTGCGCAGGGCGCAGCCATCCTGGAGAAGCTGCTCGTTGCAGACGGCACCTCGGCCGATGCAACCGCTGCCAAGGCCTACATCGCCACCCGCACGCCGGAGCAGATCGCCGAGTACCTGCGCGCGCAGGACGGCGGCAAGATGCTGGGCACCGTGGTCGCCGCAGGGTTGGGCTCGGTCGGGCCCATTCCCGATGGCACCGTGATCCCGACCGACCCCATCGGTGCCATCGCGGCCGACCAGTACCTGAAGGTGCCCATGCTCGCGGGCAACACGCGCGACGAGGGCAAGCTCTTCGCGTCGCTGCTGGGGACCATCGGCTTTCCGACCTCGGGCTGGATCGTCAACGACGCCCAGCGCTTCTCGCTGATGTTCAACTTCGACCCCGATGCCGCACCCACGCTCACCGTGAACGACATCATCGACCCGTTCTACCTTCCGGTAGACAAGCTCGGCACTGGCTACAACGCAGCCACCGCGCTCGTCACGAAGGGGCTGTTCGAGGCCAACCGCAGCAACCTGCTCGACACGATGAAGACGCGCCAGTCGAACATCTGGCATTACCGTCTCGACTGGTCGCAGGAAGCGGCGCCGTGGAATGACGTGTATGGCGCCTCGCACGCCTTCGATCTGCCGTTCGTGTTCGGCAATTTCGGCCCCTCGGTGCTGTCGAACGTCATGGGCGGCAAGGCCAATGAGAAGGGGCGGCTCGCGCTGTCGAACGCCGTCATGGCCAGCATCGGCGCCTTCATGCGCAAGGGCGATCCGAACACGCCCGAACTTGGTGCGACCTGGGCGCCGTGGCCGTCGCAATTGCTGCTCGACGCCACGCCGCTGGCGGCCAGGATCACGCCGGTGCAATGA